In the genome of Pseudoliparis swirei isolate HS2019 ecotype Mariana Trench chromosome 3, NWPU_hadal_v1, whole genome shotgun sequence, one region contains:
- the gabrg2 gene encoding gamma-aminobutyric acid receptor subunit gamma-2 isoform X5, translated as MVTTTTTMMVVMMAPMNFASKCSTAMAKPSRPLQLLLWLLIAASLPASSFQNEEDDDGANKTWVLTPRVFESDVTHILNSLLDGYDNKLRPDIGVKPTVIHTDMFVNSIGPVNAINMEYTIDIFFAQTWYDRRLKFNSTMKVLRLNSNMVGKIWIPDTFFRNSKKADAHWITTPNRMLRIWNDGRILYTLRLTIDAECQLKLNNFPMDEHSCPLEFSSYGYPREEIIYKWKRSSVEVGDIRSWRLYQFSFVGLRNTSGIIRTVSGCCCVQEAAVMDLTIKHHESRLSERSRCDLQTEQRGLQIRLGRGLTR; from the exons ATggtgacgacgacgacgacgatgatggtggtgatgatggctCCGATGAATTTTGCCTCCAAATGCTCGACAGCAATGGCGAAGCCGTCCCGGCCcctgcagctgctcctctgGCTGCTCATCGCCGCGTCTCTCCCTGCGAG CTCCTTCCAGAACGAAGAAGACGATGATGGGGCGAACAAGACGTGGGTGCTGACCCCCAGAGTGTTCGAGAGCGACGTCACACACATCCTCAACAGCCTCCTGGACGGCTACGACAACAAGCTGAGGCCCGACATCGGAG TGAAACCAACGGTGATCCACACGGACATGTTCGTCAACAGCATCGGGCCGGTGAACGCCATCAACATG GAATACACCATCGACATCTTCTTCGCCCAGACGTGGTACGACCGCCGGCTGAAGTTCAACAGCACGATGAAGGTGCTGCGTCTCAACAGCAACATGGTCGGGAAGATCTGGATCCCGGACACCTTCTTCCGCAACTCCAAGAAGGCCGACGCCCACTGGATCACCACGCCCAATCGTATGCTTCGTATCTGGAACGACGGTCGGATCCTCTacaccctcag GTTGACCATCGATGCCGAGTGTCAGCTCAAGCTGAACAACTTCCCGATGGACGAGCACTCGTGTCCCCTGGAGTTCTCCAGCT atGGATACCCCCGGGAGGAGATCATCTACAAGTGGAAGAGGAGCtcggtggaggtgggggacatCCGGTCCTGGAGGCTCTACCAGTTCTCCTTCGTGGGCCTGAGGAACACCTCCGGCATCATCAGGACCGTCTCAG gctgctgctgtgtgcAGGAGGCGGCCGTTATGGATTTGACTATAAAGCATCATGAGTCACGTCTCTCTGAAAGGTCGCGCTGTGACCTCCAGACAGAACAACGAGGATTACAGATCAGACTGGGAAGAGGACTGACACGATAA